A genomic stretch from Nitrobacter winogradskyi Nb-255 includes:
- a CDS encoding HK97 family phage prohead protease, producing MHAPLSSVSRLSFFSDGMVEGYASLFGEIDQARDMMMPGAFTQTLKTRGLRRIPMLFQHDPAEPVGVWLELHEDFRGLWARGKLIPDVTRARELLSLVEAGAVDGLSIGYRTVRGRIEPRTRVRHLHQVDLWEISIVTFPLLAGARVRAVKQATPPSPRSRARTQAEREWRSMRQAADEPAPSLRPRPVVTSLRGREGRRVALCGAMRAPLAGAR from the coding sequence ATGCACGCTCCGTTGTCATCCGTGTCCCGCCTGTCGTTCTTCAGCGATGGCATGGTCGAAGGTTATGCCAGCCTGTTCGGCGAGATCGATCAGGCGCGCGACATGATGATGCCCGGTGCGTTCACGCAGACGCTGAAAACGCGGGGGCTGCGCAGGATCCCGATGCTGTTCCAGCATGATCCCGCGGAGCCGGTCGGCGTCTGGCTCGAACTGCACGAGGATTTTCGCGGCCTCTGGGCGCGGGGAAAGCTGATCCCCGACGTGACGCGCGCGCGCGAGTTGCTTTCTTTAGTCGAGGCCGGCGCGGTGGATGGACTGTCGATCGGCTATCGCACCGTGCGCGGCCGGATCGAGCCGCGCACGCGCGTGCGTCATCTCCATCAGGTCGATCTGTGGGAGATTTCGATCGTCACCTTCCCGCTGCTGGCGGGAGCGCGTGTCCGCGCCGTGAAGCAGGCGACGCCCCCGTCGCCGCGCTCGCGTGCGCGGACACAGGCCGAGCGCGAATGGCGGAGCATGAGGCAGGCCGCGGATGAACCGGCGCCGTCGCTCCGCCCGCGCCCGGTGGTGACGTCGCTGCGTGGCAGGGAAGGACGACGCGTGGCGCTGTGCGGCGCGATGCGCGCGCCGCTGGCGGGAGCACGCTGA
- a CDS encoding phage major capsid protein codes for MDFDITDMAPEHKSGGAVRGGYDDFRVTFEEFKAANDERLARLEQKRGDVLLEEKVDRINAALDAHHRRMDELALKHARPALEGRSGIVGGAAALEHKSAFEAYVRGGETGALRALETKAMSAGSNPDGGYLVPVELEHEIGQRLAAISPIRALASVRTISGNVYKKPFMTAGPATGWVGETDSRTQTTSPTLDALSFPAMELYAMPAATATLLDDSAVNIDEWIAQEVELTFAVQEGAAFVNGDGTNKPKGFLQSETVANGSWAWGKLGFVASGGASGFASSNPSDALVDLVYALKAGYRQNAAFIMNRKTQAAIRKFKDTGGSYLWQPPAQAGGRASLMTFPLVEAEDMPDVAENSLSIAFGDFRRGYLVVDRAGVRVLRDPYSAKPYVLFYTTKRVGGGVQDFDAIKLMKFAAS; via the coding sequence ATGGACTTCGATATCACCGACATGGCTCCGGAGCATAAGTCCGGAGGCGCCGTCCGCGGCGGCTATGACGACTTTCGCGTCACCTTCGAGGAATTCAAGGCGGCCAACGACGAACGCCTGGCGCGGCTGGAGCAAAAGCGCGGCGACGTGCTGCTGGAGGAGAAGGTCGATCGCATTAATGCCGCGCTCGACGCCCATCACAGGCGCATGGATGAACTTGCGCTCAAGCATGCCCGCCCGGCGCTCGAAGGCCGCTCCGGTATCGTCGGCGGCGCGGCCGCTCTCGAACACAAAAGCGCCTTCGAGGCTTATGTGCGGGGCGGCGAGACCGGCGCCTTGCGCGCGCTGGAGACCAAGGCGATGTCGGCCGGCTCCAATCCGGATGGGGGCTATCTCGTTCCTGTCGAACTGGAGCACGAGATCGGGCAGCGGCTGGCGGCGATCTCGCCGATCCGCGCGCTGGCGTCGGTTCGCACCATCTCGGGCAACGTCTACAAGAAGCCGTTCATGACCGCGGGCCCCGCCACGGGGTGGGTCGGTGAGACGGATTCGCGGACGCAAACCACCTCGCCGACGCTGGATGCCCTGAGCTTTCCGGCAATGGAGCTTTACGCCATGCCGGCGGCGACCGCGACGCTGCTCGATGATTCCGCCGTCAACATCGACGAGTGGATCGCGCAGGAAGTTGAGCTGACATTCGCGGTTCAGGAAGGGGCTGCGTTCGTGAACGGCGACGGCACCAACAAGCCGAAGGGCTTTCTGCAATCCGAAACCGTCGCCAACGGCTCCTGGGCGTGGGGCAAGCTGGGCTTCGTCGCCAGCGGCGGCGCGAGCGGCTTTGCGTCGTCCAATCCTTCCGATGCGCTGGTCGATCTCGTCTATGCGCTGAAGGCAGGCTATCGCCAGAATGCCGCGTTCATCATGAACCGCAAGACGCAGGCCGCGATCCGCAAGTTCAAGGACACCGGCGGGTCCTATCTGTGGCAGCCGCCGGCGCAGGCTGGCGGGCGCGCCTCGCTGATGACCTTCCCGCTGGTCGAGGCCGAGGATATGCCGGATGTCGCCGAGAATTCGCTGTCGATCGCGTTCGGCGATTTCCGTCGCGGCTATCTCGTGGTGGACCGCGCCGGCGTCCGCGTGCTGCGCGATCCGTATTCGGCCAAGCCCTACGTGCTGTTCTACACGACCAAGCGGGTCGGCGGCGGCGTGCAGGACTTCGACGCCATCAAGCTGATGAAGTTCGCGGCGAGCTGA
- a CDS encoding DUF2019 domain-containing protein: MTPVQSDGARVQGLIARFAEIGMAQYDAIYVINTIKYNRLYAEMKRVWTELKEMPGDQRTALLPLLSHTNVQVRLMAAHSLLALYPGLARRTLETIRDSGIEPQNGSAANAIRRLDEGSYVPT; encoded by the coding sequence ATGACACCCGTTCAATCGGACGGCGCCCGAGTACAAGGTCTCATCGCGCGGTTCGCCGAGATCGGTATGGCGCAATATGATGCGATTTATGTGATCAACACCATCAAATACAATCGCCTGTATGCGGAGATGAAACGTGTATGGACCGAGCTAAAAGAGATGCCTGGGGATCAACGCACGGCGCTATTGCCGCTGCTGTCGCACACGAATGTTCAGGTCCGGTTGATGGCGGCTCATTCTCTTCTCGCTCTTTATCCCGGTTTAGCTCGTCGCACTCTGGAAACTATCCGCGATTCAGGTATCGAGCCGCAAAATGGGTCGGCGGCGAACGCAATCAGACGACTCGATGAGGGAAGCTATGTTCCAACGTAA
- a CDS encoding DUF2019 domain-containing protein: MISVQPNALVKNLVAQFVEIGVAQYDAINVIDNAMYNRLYKKMERIRAELRKMPGDQRRALLPLLSHPNVQVRLKAAHSLSCALSRFGPQCS, encoded by the coding sequence ATGATATCTGTTCAGCCGAATGCTCTTGTGAAGAACCTTGTTGCGCAATTCGTCGAGATCGGCGTCGCGCAATATGATGCGATTAATGTAATCGACAACGCTATGTATAACCGCTTGTACAAAAAGATGGAGCGTATAAGGGCAGAGCTAAGAAAGATGCCTGGCGATCAGAGGAGGGCTCTGTTGCCGCTACTCTCCCATCCGAACGTACAGGTTCGATTGAAAGCCGCCCACTCTCTATCTTGCGCTCTATCCCGATTTGGCCCGCAGTGCTCTTGA
- a CDS encoding S1 family peptidase: protein MTFFIRNGIAAMLILVALSPASAMVGGGSAPSPALANAVVTIVGSQGNSCTGTLIARDIILTAAHCIAPGVATKMVDYGSQPPRLLDIRRAAVHPQFNPQSVLAHRATADVGLLQLAAPLAVQPVRIGGALMPINVGQRLTVVGMGVATPGDGRSGGVARAASLAVTGKPGTLQIRLTDPATNNSRAGLGACTGDSGAPAMLDSGGVIVGVVSWSTGANNASGCGGLTGVTPLALYRDWILRTARSWGAGI, encoded by the coding sequence ATGACGTTCTTCATTCGCAACGGCATCGCCGCGATGCTGATCCTCGTGGCCCTTTCACCCGCGTCCGCTATGGTCGGCGGCGGGAGCGCGCCCTCGCCCGCGCTGGCGAACGCGGTCGTCACCATCGTCGGTTCACAGGGCAACTCCTGCACCGGCACGCTGATCGCGCGTGATATCATCCTCACCGCCGCGCATTGCATCGCGCCCGGCGTCGCCACCAAGATGGTGGACTACGGGAGCCAGCCGCCGCGCCTGCTCGATATCAGGCGAGCGGCCGTGCATCCGCAGTTCAACCCGCAGAGCGTGCTCGCGCACCGCGCCACCGCCGACGTCGGCTTGCTGCAACTCGCAGCGCCGCTCGCCGTGCAGCCGGTTCGGATCGGCGGCGCGCTGATGCCGATCAATGTCGGTCAGCGCCTCACCGTCGTCGGCATGGGCGTCGCGACGCCGGGCGACGGCCGCAGCGGCGGCGTGGCGCGGGCCGCGAGTCTTGCCGTAACCGGGAAACCCGGCACCTTGCAGATCCGCCTGACGGATCCCGCAACCAACAACTCGCGCGCCGGCCTTGGCGCCTGCACCGGCGATTCCGGCGCGCCCGCGATGCTCGATTCCGGCGGCGTCATCGTCGGTGTGGTGAGCTGGTCGACGGGCGCGAACAACGCGTCAGGCTGCGGCGGCCTCACCGGCGTCACGCCGCTCGCGCTCTACCGCGACTGGATTTTGAGAACGGCGCGAAGCTGGGGCGCGGGGATATGA
- a CDS encoding head-tail connector protein, which translates to MPSILLTGPAVEPWSVEEAKSFLRAENDDDDAVIASLIAAARSHVEAMTRCALIAQTWRFVLDQWPKDGRIRPGRGPLRTLAAARVYNSAGIATPIDAGTFVLDKAAGVIASSVWVFPGRASGGIELDIEIGFGDAASDVPDVLRHAVRTLVTHWYENRGLVAIGQSVAMMPASVSAMIASYRVHAL; encoded by the coding sequence ATGCCATCGATACTTCTGACCGGTCCCGCGGTCGAACCCTGGTCGGTCGAGGAGGCCAAGAGTTTCCTGCGGGCCGAGAACGATGACGATGACGCGGTGATCGCGTCGCTGATCGCCGCCGCGCGAAGCCATGTCGAGGCGATGACGCGCTGCGCCCTGATCGCGCAGACCTGGCGCTTCGTGCTGGACCAGTGGCCGAAAGACGGCCGCATCAGGCCGGGCCGGGGACCGTTGCGGACGCTCGCCGCGGCGCGCGTTTATAACTCGGCGGGGATCGCCACGCCGATCGATGCCGGGACGTTCGTTCTCGACAAGGCGGCGGGCGTGATCGCTTCATCCGTCTGGGTGTTTCCGGGGCGCGCCAGCGGGGGCATCGAACTCGATATCGAGATCGGATTCGGCGACGCCGCTTCCGATGTGCCTGACGTGTTGCGCCACGCGGTGCGGACGCTGGTCACGCACTGGTATGAAAACCGCGGTCTTGTCGCCATTGGCCAGAGCGTCGCGATGATGCCGGCCAGCGTCAGCGCCATGATCGCGAGCTATCGCGTGCACGCGCTCTGA
- a CDS encoding DUF3168 domain-containing protein: protein MTSANAALRAAVHDALAADSGLHALLGGKRVYDEPPRGALLPYVAIGEARVTDVSVDEGPTQEHQITLHARSRRGGQSEAHAIAGAVLQALDDASLTLAAHRLVNFRFSVADIRRESDGRTYHAQVRFHAVTEPTT from the coding sequence ATGACCAGCGCCAATGCAGCGCTCCGCGCCGCCGTTCACGATGCGCTTGCGGCCGACAGCGGCCTTCATGCGCTGCTCGGCGGCAAGCGGGTCTATGACGAGCCGCCGCGCGGGGCGCTGTTGCCCTATGTCGCGATCGGTGAGGCGCGCGTGACCGACGTGTCGGTGGACGAGGGGCCGACGCAGGAGCATCAGATCACGCTTCATGCGCGATCCCGTCGGGGCGGTCAGAGCGAGGCGCACGCCATCGCCGGCGCGGTGTTGCAGGCTCTCGACGATGCGTCGCTGACGCTCGCCGCTCACCGGCTGGTCAATTTCCGTTTCTCGGTCGCCGATATCCGGCGCGAGTCCGATGGCCGTACCTATCACGCACAGGTGCGATTTCACGCCGTGACCGAACCCACAACCTGA